TTGCAGTAAAACCTCACGGGCCTCGGCATCTTCTGCCGCGGCAATGGCCTCTACCAATTGCTCGTCTACAAAATCACGCAGCTGGGCCACAACATTTTTCGGCAAATCCGCTCGGGCGACTTCGGTAACGGGCACCAGCTGCTGCACCAAATCATTCACGGCACTGTATTCGTTTTCTTGCTGCTTGAACGCGTTCAGGTCGTAGTAGCGATCCGGGTCTAACAATCGCAGGCGTGCAAAGTGGCTTTCAACGCCCAGCTGTTCGGGCGTGGCCGTGAGCAGTAACAAACCCAGTGCTTTTTCTGCCAAGGCTTCAACTGCACGGTATTCAGCACTTACAGATTCAGCAGACCACTTCAGGTGATGGGCCTCATCTACCAACAGTAGATCCCAGTGTACGGCCAGTGCCTCTGCCAATCGCGTTTCATTGTTTACAAACACCGACAGCGGGCAGATGACCAATTGCGAAGTTTCAAAAGGATTTTGCGGCTCGCCAATGCCTGCGAATTCGTCGTCTTCCACATGGGTCAGATCGCGCAGGCGCTCTTCGGTAAACAGGCTGAACTGCAGATTAAACCGGCGCAACATTTCCACCAGCCACTGGTGTACCAGTGAGTCTGGCACCAGCACCAACACCCGATTGGCGCGGCCATTAATGAGCTGCTGATGCACCACCAGGCCCGCTTCAATGGTTTTACCCAAGCCCACTTCATCGGCCAGCAATACCCGTGGTGCGTAGCGGTTGCCCACTTCATTGGCAATATAAAGCTGATGCGGCAATAGCTGAACGCGCGCACCCAACAAACCGTAGGAGGCAGACGACTGCTGCTGCTTCAGGTATTCAAGGGTTTCCAGGCGCAGGTTAAAGCGCTTAAGCGAATCAACCTGGCCTGAAAACAAACGATCCATGGGGGCAGAAAACTGTACGAATGAATCGAGATCAATCTCGTCCATTAGCACTTCCTGGCCCTGGGCATCCAAGCCCCGGTAGCTGAGCAGGTTACCGTCTTCAACGACTTCAGAGACCTTGATGCGCAGGCCTTCCGCCGAGCGCACGCTGTCGCCGCGCTGGTAGCGTACGCGGCTGATAGGTGCGTTATTCATAGAGTATGTGCGGCGCTCGCCGGCAGCGGGAAAACTGAGCGTTACCAGCCTGTCTTCCACTTCCAATACCAAGCCTAAACCCAGCTCGGCCTCGGTGTCGCTAATCCAGCGCTGGCCCATCTCGAATGTCTGTTGAGACACGTAATACCTCGTTTGGTTGGATCATCCGGTTGCCCGGAAAAAAGCGCACATTATAACGCGCAAGCGCCCGGCCGGGCACTAAATTGGCAGGCATAAAAAAACCGGCATAACGCCGGTTTTTTAACCAATCAGCAAGGCTTACAGCTTGCTTTCAAGCTCTGGCACAGCATCGAACAAATCCGCCACCAGGCCATAGTCGGCCACTTGGAAAATGGGGGCCTCTTCGTCTTTGTTAATAGCCACAATCACTTTACTGTCTTTCATGCCTGCCAGGTGCTGAATCGCACCGGAGATACCCACAGCCACGTAAAGATCTGGCGCAACGATTTTACCGGTTTGGCCAACCTGCATGTCGTTGGGTACAAAGCCTGCATCCACAGCAGCACGGGAAGCACCCACCGCGGCGCCCAGTTTATCGGCCACTTTGTACAGCAGCTCGAAGTTGTCGCCGTTTTGCATGCCACGGCCACCGGAAATCACCACTTTGGCGCTGGTGAGTTCCGGGCGGTCGCTCTTGGCAAGCTCTTCACCTACAAACGCTGAGATGCCCGCATCGTGTGCTGCATCTACTGCCTCAATAGCGGCGCTGCCACCTTCTGCAGCCACGGCGTCAAAGGCGGTACCGCGCACGGTAATCACCTTGATGGCATCGGTGCTTTGTACTGTGGCGATCACGTTACCGGCATAGATTGGGCGCTGGAAAGTATCGGCACTTTCAACACCGGTGATATCTGAAATGGCCTGCACATCCAGCAAAGCTGCGGCGCGTGGCAATACGTTTTTGCCGCCAGTGGTGGCCGGCGCCAGAATGTGGCTGTAGTTTTTGCCAAGCTCGGCAATCAATTGACCCAGGTTTTCAGCCAAACCGTGGGCGTAGGCTGCGTTATCGGCAACCAGTACTTTGGCAACACCAGCCACCTTGGCAGCCGCTTCAGCCGCCGCGCCGCAACCGTTGCCCGCCACCAGCAGGTCAATATCGCCACCAATGGCCGCAGCCGCGGCTACTGTGTTCAGGGTGGCGCCCTTCAGGCTTGCGTTGTCGTGTTCTGCAATTACTAAAATAGCCATTTAGATCACCTTCGCCTCGTTTTTCAGTTTCTCTACCAGCTCGCTTACATCGGCAACCTTGATGCCCGCCTGACGCTCGGCAGGTGGCGATACTTTAAGCAGCTTCACGCGCGCGGCTGTATCTACGCCCAAATCGGCAGGTGATACGGTATCGAGGGGCTTTTTCTTGGCCTTCATGATATTTGGCAGCGAAGCATAGCGCGGCTCGTTCAAGCGCAAATCGGTGGTCACAATGGCCGGTAAATTCAAGGCTAGGGTTTGCAAGCCGCCATCGATTTCGCGGGTAACGTTAACCTTACCTTCAGCAACGTTAACCTCAGAGGCAAAGGTGCCCTGTGGCATGCCTGCCAAGGCGCCCAACATCTGGCCGGTTTGGTTGTTGTCGCCATCGATGGACTGTTTGCCCAGAATCACAAGGTCGGGTGACTCTTTCTCAACAAGGGCCTTCAGGCACTTGGCAATGGCCAATGGCTCAAGCTCGGCATCGGTTTCAACCAGAATGCCGCGGTCGGCACCCAATGCCAGGGCGGTACGAATTTGCTCCTGGGATTGCTTGGCGCCAATGGAAACCGCCACAATCTCGGTGGCTACGCCCTTCTCTTTCAGGCGCACCGCTTCTTCTACGGCGATTTCACAAAATGGGTTAATAGACATCTTGGCGTTGGCGATATCCGCCCCCGTGCCATCGGCCTTTGCGCGTACTTTCACGTTGTAATCAACAACGCGTTTAACAGCTACAAGAATCTTCATGGATATTCCGTTCGCTCTTCAGATGAGGACAAGAGCATGGGTGATTACATGCCCACCTGGTTTACTGTCTCACGTTTATCCGGTATAAATTCGAACAAGCGTTTGAGAACCCCGCTATACTGACGTTTTTACCCCTCAAAAGCAAGGAGCCCGGAGCGATCTATAGCCTAGACCAGCCCAGCCAACAGCACCAAGAGGAAGTAAAAAGTTACTGAAAACCAAAGGTTTAGCACCAATTTGCCATCAAAACTGCACTGTTGGGACATTGGTGTGAGTTTGGGGCCTGACTTATACTCTGGCCGCCACCACAATTAGCCAGCCGCTGCCCGGCAGCGCCAGCACAACCCTATAAAAGGTAAGAGGAGAGGACTGTGGAAAGAGAATATATGGAGTATGACGTCGTCATTGTCGGCGCAGGCCCTGCCGGGCTGTCGGCCGCCTGCCGCTTGCGTCAACTCAATGAAGAACTCACCGTCTGCGTTGTAGAGAAAGGCTCCGAGGTAGGCGCCCACATCCTTTCCGGTGCGGTGTTTGAACCCACCGCACTCAATGAGCTGTTCCCGGATTGGAAAGAAAAAGGCGCGCCACTGCACACCGAGGTGAGTCGCGACGACATCTACCTGCTTAAAAGCGGCGAAAGTGCCCAGAAAATTCCCGGCCTGTTTGTGCCAAAAACCATGCACAACGAAGGCAACTACATTATTAGCCTTGGCAACCTGTGCCGCTGGCTTGCCGAGCAAGCTGAGGCGCTGGGTGTTGAAATTTTCCCGGGCTTTGCGGCATCCGAAGTGCTCTACCACGAAGATGGCAGCGTAAAAGGCATTGCCACCGGCGACATGGGCATTGGCATGAACGGCGAGCAAAAAGACAGCTACATGCCGGGCATGGAGCTGCACGCGAAATACACATTGTTTACCGAGGGTTGCCGCGGCCATCTGGGCAAGCAGCTGATTGCCAAATACGAGCTGGATAAAGGCAAAGAGCCCCAGCATTACGGTATTGGCATCAAAGAAATCTGGACTATCCCGCCCGAGCAACATCAACAAGGCCTGGTGGTACACACCGCAGGCTGGCCTCTTTCTGAAAGCGGCTCGGCGGGCGGCAGCTTTTTGTATCACATTGAAGACAACCAGGTGGTTGTGGGCCTGATTACCGATCTATCCTACAGCAACCCGCATGTAAGCCCCTTTGATGAATTCCAGCGCTACAAGCACCACCCCGTAATTGCCCAACACCTGAAAGGCGGCACACGCACCGCCTATGGCGCACGCGCCATTGTTAAAGGTGGTTTGCAATCGCAGCCAAAAATGTCTTTCCCCGGTGGTTTATTGCTGGGCGATAACGCAGGCACCTTGAACTTCGCCAAGATCAAAGGTTCTCACACGGCCATGAAGTCCGGCATGATTGGTGCCGAAGTGATTGCCAAAGCACTGGGCGCGGGTCGCGCGAGCGATGATGCGGTGGAATTTGCCGAGGCCTATAAAAAATCCTGGGCCTGGAAAGAGCTGCACCAGCAGCGTAACTTCGGCCCTGCCCAGCACAAGTGGGGCAACCTCTTGGGCTCTGCTTACGCGTTTATTGATATCAATATTTTCAACGGCAAACTACCCTGGACCCTGTCTGACCCAACGCCGGATTATGCCCAGTTAAAGCCTGCCGACCAGTGCGCCAAAATTGCCTACCCCAAGCCCGATGGCAAGCTGAGCTTTGACAAGCTGTCTTCTGTGTTTTTATCCAACACCAACCACGAAGAAGATCAGCCCTGCCACTTGAAGTTAAAAGATGAAAGTGTGCCCATTCAGGTTAACCTGCCAAAGTACGACGAGCCCGCGCAGCGCTACTGCCCGGCCGGCGTTTACGAGGTTGTGGAAAACGCCGAGGGTGAGCAACGCTTCCAGATTAACGCGCAAAACTGTGTGCACTGCAAAACCTGCGACATTAAAGATCCGGCGCAAAACATTACCTGGGTTGCGCCCGAGGGGACCGGCGGCCCTAACTACCCGAACATGTAGATTTGCCACAAAAAAGGGGTTCAAATGAACCCCTTTTTTGTATGCAGTGTTCTGGCGCCCAGCAAAGTTAATGTCATCTAGGCGCTTTTCACAAACACCAATACGGGCTTTAGCACCCGGGCTTGGTTTTCAAGCACGACTTTCAAGTGCACCATTAGCGCGTCTATCGTTAGAACCCCAAGCAAAAGTACCCCAAGCAAAACCCTCAGCGCAAGCGTGACATTCAGGCGCTGCACTCACCCTCTGCAAGCGGAAAAAACTCTCCATTACTCCAAATGCCCATATCACCGCTGGCCGCAGGCTCTGCCCATTCGGCCAGCTGGTAAAACACATTGCGATTAATCAAGGCATTCAGGCTATAGCGCACATTCACCAAGGGCACCGGATTACCTTGCGCATCGGCATGTACTTGCAAGCGGTGATCATCGCCCAGCGCAATTACATCACCGGTGGAGGTGGTGAGCTCAATGCGCGCACTGGCACCTTGCCCTTCACGCTCGGCCGCCACCACCAACAGGGGGGCCACATCCACGCGAATACGCCACTTTTCAACAGGCGTTACCAAATAGTGTTCGCCCTGCTCTTCCCACAACACCGAGGCAAAAAGTTTCACAAGCCGCTCACGCTTGATTTCATCGCCCTCGTGAAACCAACGGCCCTCGCGGTCTATACGAATGTCGATATCGCCAGACACCGGCGGCTTCCATAAATGCACAGGCGGTTGTGTTGCAGATTTTTTTGCACCTTCGGGTGCATCGTCACCCTGAAGTTTTGCCAACTGCGATTGCAGCTCTTTAACAGACATACCGTCACTCCCGCTTGGTACGCAACATCAATTACACCAAACGGAGTTAACGGGGCTGCTCTGTAGGCTGATAACTGAATTGCTGCGCAAAGGATTCAAATGCCGAGGCATAGAGTTGATCTACCCGGGTATTGTAACCGGGCAGCCAACTTTCTTTAACGGTGAGCGTCACAGCATCCAGCAATTGGCCGGTAAACGCATCAAAAACCAAAAGCTGCACCCCTGTTTGATCGCGCCCGAAGGCTTGCTCAGGCTCACCGTTTAACCACTCTTGCACGCTATAGGCGCCATCGCCCTCAAATAGCAGTTGGGGGTAAATCACAAAATTTACACCATTGTAGCGCGCCTGACGCACGGCTTTATCCGGTGCTGTGGCCTTATCACCTACCACCACGGTGGCAAAGTGTTGCCGCATGGCGGCGGCCAAATGCTGGGTTAATGCCTGATCTACTGCCTGCGACGGCCCGCGATTAGGTAGCGCCACAAACCAGGCACTGTTGCGCGGTGCCACCCAATCGCGCCCACTGTGCAGGTGGCGCTGCTCTAGCAGCTGCACATCAGTGAGCACAGCACGGGTGGTGTTCATGGTGTGGTTAAAGGTGCAGCCCATCAATAAAGCAAGGCTGCAAAGAAGTATTAAGCGCGCCAACGCCATAGTGCACTCCGCCATTTCGTGTGAGTTGCACTCATTACTGCATATTGTGTGCCCAAGTGTGTTTTACAGGGCCTGGATGGGCTCCACGCAGCGGGCCCGGCGCCCACAATCGCCAGACAGCCAAAGGCCCGCAAAGATCGACTGAAAGCAGGCCTTAATTGCCAGGGGAACTACTGGGGCTTGCCGCCGGAGCCTGGCTGGTTGGCACGCACCGGGTCCAGGTTACCCATG
This genomic stretch from Simiduia sp. 21SJ11W-1 harbors:
- a CDS encoding FAD-binding protein, giving the protein MAILVIAEHDNASLKGATLNTVAAAAAIGGDIDLLVAGNGCGAAAEAAAKVAGVAKVLVADNAAYAHGLAENLGQLIAELGKNYSHILAPATTGGKNVLPRAAALLDVQAISDITGVESADTFQRPIYAGNVIATVQSTDAIKVITVRGTAFDAVAAEGGSAAIEAVDAAHDAGISAFVGEELAKSDRPELTSAKVVISGGRGMQNGDNFELLYKVADKLGAAVGASRAAVDAGFVPNDMQVGQTGKIVAPDLYVAVGISGAIQHLAGMKDSKVIVAINKDEEAPIFQVADYGLVADLFDAVPELESKL
- a CDS encoding electron transfer flavoprotein subunit beta/FixA family protein; amino-acid sequence: MKILVAVKRVVDYNVKVRAKADGTGADIANAKMSINPFCEIAVEEAVRLKEKGVATEIVAVSIGAKQSQEQIRTALALGADRGILVETDAELEPLAIAKCLKALVEKESPDLVILGKQSIDGDNNQTGQMLGALAGMPQGTFASEVNVAEGKVNVTREIDGGLQTLALNLPAIVTTDLRLNEPRYASLPNIMKAKKKPLDTVSPADLGVDTAARVKLLKVSPPAERQAGIKVADVSELVEKLKNEAKVI
- a CDS encoding electron transfer flavoprotein-ubiquinone oxidoreductase, which codes for MEYDVVIVGAGPAGLSAACRLRQLNEELTVCVVEKGSEVGAHILSGAVFEPTALNELFPDWKEKGAPLHTEVSRDDIYLLKSGESAQKIPGLFVPKTMHNEGNYIISLGNLCRWLAEQAEALGVEIFPGFAASEVLYHEDGSVKGIATGDMGIGMNGEQKDSYMPGMELHAKYTLFTEGCRGHLGKQLIAKYELDKGKEPQHYGIGIKEIWTIPPEQHQQGLVVHTAGWPLSESGSAGGSFLYHIEDNQVVVGLITDLSYSNPHVSPFDEFQRYKHHPVIAQHLKGGTRTAYGARAIVKGGLQSQPKMSFPGGLLLGDNAGTLNFAKIKGSHTAMKSGMIGAEVIAKALGAGRASDDAVEFAEAYKKSWAWKELHQQRNFGPAQHKWGNLLGSAYAFIDINIFNGKLPWTLSDPTPDYAQLKPADQCAKIAYPKPDGKLSFDKLSSVFLSNTNHEEDQPCHLKLKDESVPIQVNLPKYDEPAQRYCPAGVYEVVENAEGEQRFQINAQNCVHCKTCDIKDPAQNITWVAPEGTGGPNYPNM
- a CDS encoding DUF1285 domain-containing protein, producing MSVKELQSQLAKLQGDDAPEGAKKSATQPPVHLWKPPVSGDIDIRIDREGRWFHEGDEIKRERLVKLFASVLWEEQGEHYLVTPVEKWRIRVDVAPLLVVAAEREGQGASARIELTTSTGDVIALGDDHRLQVHADAQGNPVPLVNVRYSLNALINRNVFYQLAEWAEPAASGDMGIWSNGEFFPLAEGECSA
- a CDS encoding DUF4823 domain-containing protein → MALARLILLCSLALLMGCTFNHTMNTTRAVLTDVQLLEQRHLHSGRDWVAPRNSAWFVALPNRGPSQAVDQALTQHLAAAMRQHFATVVVGDKATAPDKAVRQARYNGVNFVIYPQLLFEGDGAYSVQEWLNGEPEQAFGRDQTGVQLLVFDAFTGQLLDAVTLTVKESWLPGYNTRVDQLYASAFESFAQQFSYQPTEQPR